A single region of the Gadus morhua chromosome 5, gadMor3.0, whole genome shotgun sequence genome encodes:
- the LOC115544020 gene encoding uncharacterized protein LOC115544020, with amino-acid sequence MLRWSLILLFLSATAERLAKLEVSATPSHLVVMEGQPVVLNCHAPTSSLAVNWSWHMTPLNRLEINVMYHGRDVVISRPEDSGYYHCMAQSLEMGINQTVNSSSFLIQVLAVPKTGLALVDHLGLAGFGLSLLGWLILLAAVLFARGGYATRCTLLEEVISSSAKAKGLTGSKMATSDGLPHVESQGDYMNYTGTNLAYGDLKPNSMTGHNVYSNLS; translated from the exons ATGCTGCGTTGGTCTCTTATATTACTCTTCTTGTCTGCAACAGCAG AGCGATTGGCGAAGTTGGAGGTGTCGGCCACTCCCTCCCACCTCGTTGTCATGGAGGGTCAACCCGTGGTGCTGAATTGTCATGCCCCCACCTCTTCACTCGCTGTCAACTGGTCCTGGCACATGACACCTCTGAACAGATTGGAAATTAACGTGATGTACCACGGGAGGGATGTGGTCATCTCCAGGCCAGAGGACAGCGGTTACTACCACTGCATGGCTCAGAGCCTAGAGATGGGGATCAATCAAACGGTTAACAGCTCATCATTCCTGATTCAGGTTTTGGCCGTGCCAAAGACGG GACTGGCTCTTGTGGATCATTTGGGTCTGGCAGGCTTTGGTCTGTCTCTCCTGGGTTGGCTCATCCTGCTTGCTGCTGTGCTGTTTGCCAGGGGGGGTTATGCCACCCGTTGCACGCTTCTGGAGGAAGTGATATCCTCAAGTGCCAAGGCTAAAG GTTTGACTGGATCTAAAATGGCCACAAG TGATGGCCTGCCACATGTTGAAAGTCAAGGTGACTACATGAACTACACCGGAACCAACCTAGCCTACGGAGACCTGAAGCCAAACTCCATGACTGGTCATAATGTCTACTCCAACCTATCCTAG